The Gaiellales bacterium DNA window GCCCGAGAGCTTGCCCTTGAGGCGCAGGATCGCCTTCGTGTGCAGCTGCGACACGCGCGACTCGGTCACGCCGAGCACCTCGCCGATCTCGCGCAGCGTCAGCTCCTCGTAGTAGTAGAGCTGGATCACGGTGCGCTCGCGCTCGGGCAGGCGGCCGATCGCGCCCGTGAGCGAGTCGCGCATCTCGGTGCGGCTCATCTCGGTCGACGGGTCGTCGGCGTTCGGATCCTGCAGCGTGTCGATCAGCGCGACGGTGTCGCCGCCGGACGACGAGATCGTCCACAGCTCGTCGAGCGCCGCCACGGAGGAGCGCGAGATCTGGGCGAGGCTGTCGTGGAACTCGTCCTCGGTGATGCCGAGGTGCCCCGCCACCTCCTCGTCGGTCGGCGGCCGGTGCAGCTTGTGCTCGAGCTCCACCACGCCGCGCTCGATCTCGCGCGCGCGGCTGCGCACCGACCGCGGCACCCAGTCGAGCGACCGCAGCTCGTCGATGATCGCGCCCTTGATGCGGCTGATCGCGTACGTCTCGAACTTGATGTCGCGGTTCGGGTCGAAGCGCTCGATCGCGTTCATCAGGCCGAGCAGTCCGTAGCTCACCAGGTCGCCCTCGTCGACATGCGCGGGCAGGCCCGTGCCGAGCCGGCCGGCGACGTACTTGACGAGCGGCGCGTAGGTCAGGATCAGGCGGTCGCGCAGGCGTTTGTCGCCCGTTCGCTTGTACTCGGTCCAGATGTCGACTGAGTCGGCGGTCATCATGCTCGTGGATGCGCCCTCGCGTGTGCTCGACGCAGATGGCGAACGCTCACGTGGGTGTATACCTGGGTCGTGCCGACCGATGCGTGGCCGAGCAGGTCCTGGATGCTGCGCAGATCGGCGCCGCCCTCGAGCAGATGGGTCGCAAACGTGTGCCGGAGGGCGTGCGGCGAGCGCTCCGCGATGCCGGCCCGATCGAGGGCGCGCAGGAGGCTCCGGCGCACGTCGGACGGGTGCAGCGGCCGGCCGCGGACGCTGACGAAGAGCCGCCCTTGCGGCCCGCTCGCCATCTGCGGTCGGCCGCGGGCGAGGTAGCGCTGGAGCGCGCCTGTGGCCGCGCCGCCGAGCGGGACGACCCGTTGCTTTTTGCCCTTGCCGGTGACGCGGACGTGCTCGGCGTCGAGGCGCACGTCGGCGACGTCGAGGTCGCAGGCCTCGGCCGCGCGCAGGCCGCAGCCGTAGAGCAGCTCGAGCAGGGCGCGGTCGCGCAGGTCGCGCGGCGACGTGCCGGCGGGAGCGTCCAGCAGGCGCTCCATCTCGGTCTCGGAGAGCGTTGCCGGGAGCGTCCGTGTCTTCTTCGGGCCGGGGACGAGCATGGCCGGGCTGCGCTCGATCGCGCCGCGGTCGTGCATCCAGGCGTAGACGCCGCGCACGGCGCTCAGCTTGCGGGCCGCGGTGGCGGGGGCGTAGCGCAGCGTCCCCAGATGGGCGGCATAGCGG harbors:
- the whiG gene encoding RNA polymerase sigma factor WhiG codes for the protein MTADSVDIWTEYKRTGDKRLRDRLILTYAPLVKYVAGRLGTGLPAHVDEGDLVSYGLLGLMNAIERFDPNRDIKFETYAISRIKGAIIDELRSLDWVPRSVRSRAREIERGVVELEHKLHRPPTDEEVAGHLGITEDEFHDSLAQISRSSVAALDELWTISSSGGDTVALIDTLQDPNADDPSTEMSRTEMRDSLTGAIGRLPERERTVIQLYYYEELTLREIGEVLGVTESRVSQLHTKAILRLKGKLSGSLERASADRLR
- a CDS encoding tyrosine recombinase XerC, with the protein product MQVKSPVIEPPAGGTFAAYLEWMRARGASPATLRAYTADLGQLGRWLAASGIAPEDADPRTLRRYAAHLGTLRYAPATAARKLSAVRGVYAWMHDRGAIERSPAMLVPGPKKTRTLPATLSETEMERLLDAPAGTSPRDLRDRALLELLYGCGLRAAEACDLDVADVRLDAEHVRVTGKGKKQRVVPLGGAATGALQRYLARGRPQMASGPQGRLFVSVRGRPLHPSDVRRSLLRALDRAGIAERSPHALRHTFATHLLEGGADLRSIQDLLGHASVGTTQVYTHVSVRHLRRAHARAHPRA